A genomic region of Balaenoptera ricei isolate mBalRic1 chromosome 21, mBalRic1.hap2, whole genome shotgun sequence contains the following coding sequences:
- the LONRF1 gene encoding LON peptidase N-terminal domain and RING finger protein 1 isoform X1, with the protein MSSPAVARSSQGESQEADPRPRSRGRFWEVGGGGDRLERAAAESERWELLLRRGELLALGGHLKGALEAYAAALRRGAPVRPECLGTLVDCLVFNYRLRHGLGWSATPAEGAHPGAGGLLSCLGCRGFLSEPVTVACGHSYCRRCLRRELRARCRLCRDRLPPAAAADAEGTSPRPPPLAAAIAASGFRTSVVLNHLAEKWFPGERERARAAGRLGELLHQGRYREALAAACEELRTEPSDLTLKIYRAESYAGLREFKAAIEDLNAVLFQLPNWPEVYFRKGKVLHDAGFLGDALQLFLQCLALDEDFAPAKLEVEKILCDLLSPENLKEGLKDSSWSSLPCIKNKPFGFPSVIEESHCASELSPEQNEEIAEVTSETVKGSLNHARSAQAINSTDMPAREDCLKRVSSEPSLCVQEKGVLLKRKLSLLDQDVIVNEDGRNKLKRQGETPNEVCTFSLTYGDIPEELIDVSDFECSLCMRLFFEPVTTPCGHSFCKNCLERCLDHTPYCPLCKESLKEYLADRRYCVTQLLEDLIVKYLPDELSERKKIYDEETAELSHLTKNVPIFVCTMAYPTVPCPLHVFEPRYRLMIRRSIQTGTKQFGMCVSDTQNGFADYGCMLQIRNVHFLPDGRSVVDTVGGKRFRVLKRGMKDGYCTADIEYLEDVKVENEDEIENLRQLHNLVYSQACSWFQNLRDRFRSQILQHFGSMPGREENLQAIPNGPAWCWWLLAVLPVDPRYQLSVLSMKSLKERLTKIQHILTYFSRDQSK; encoded by the exons ATGTCTTCTCCGGCCGTAGCGAGGAGCTCCCAGGGAGAGAGCCAGGAGGCGGACCCCCGGCCGCGGAGCCGGGGCCGGTTCTGGGAAGTGGGCGGCGGCGGCGACCGGCTGGAGCGCGCGGCCGCGGAGTCGGAGCGCTGGGAGCTGCTGCTCCGCCGGGGCGAGCTGCTGGCGCTGGGCGGCCACCTGAAGGGAGCGCTGGAGGCGTACGCGGCGGCGCTGCGCCGCGGAGCCCCAGTCAGGCCCGAGTGCCTCGGTACCCTGGTGGACTGCCTGGTGTTCAACTACCGGCTCCGCCACGGGCTGGGCTGGAGCGCGACCCCGGCGGAGGGCGCCCACCCCGGCGCCGGCGGGCTGCTCAGCTGCCTGGGCTGCCGGGGCTTCCTGAGCGAGCCGGTGACCGTGGCCTGTGGCCACAGCTACTGCCGCCGCTGCCTGCGGAGAGAGCTCCGCGCCCGCTGCCGCCTCTGCCGGGACCGGCTGCCGCCCGCCGCGGCCGCTGATGCTGAGGGGACCTCCCCGCGGCCGCCGCCTCTGGCCGCCGCCATCGCTGCCTCGGGCTTCAGGACCAGCGTCGTTCTCAACCACCTGGCCGAAAAGTGGTTCCCGGGCGAGCGGGAGAGAGCCCGGGCGGCCGGGCGTCTCGGGGAGCTGCTGCACCAGGGGCGCTACCGGGAGGCCCTGGCCGCCGCCTGCGAGGAGCTGCGAACAG AGCCCAGCGACTTGACTCTGAAAATTTACAGAGCTGAATCATATGCTGGTCTGCGAGAGTTTAAAGCAGCCATAGAAGATTTAAATGCAGTTCTCTTTCAACTGCCAAATTGGCCTGAG GTCTACTTCAGGAAAGGAAAAGTCCTCCATGATGCTGGTTTTTTAGGTGATGCCTTACAACTGTTTCTTCAGTGCTTAGCGCTTGATGAAGATTTCGCACCTGCAAAGCTAGAAGTAGAAAAG ATTTTATGTGATTTATTATCACCTGAAAACTTAAAAGAAGGCCTGAAGGACTCTTCCTGGAGTTCATTACCATGTATTAAAAACAAACCTTTTGGTTTTCCTTCAGTAATAGAAGAGTCTCATTGTGCCAGTGAGCTTAGCCCAGAGCAG AATGAAGAAATAGCAGAGGTCACTTCAGAGACTGTCAAAGGAAGCCTAAACCATGCTCGGTCAGCACAGGCTATAAATTCAACAGACATGCCTGCCAGAGAGGATTGTTTAAAAAGAGTGtcctcagaaccttcactctgtGTTCAAGAGAAAGGTGTTCTGctgaaaagaaagctgtctctcttAGACCaggatgtgattgtaaatgaagatggaagaaataagCTGAAAAGACAGGGAG AAACTCCCAATGAAGTCTGTACGTTTTCATTAACTTACGGTGACATCCCAGAAGAATTAATAGATGTCTCAGATTTTGAGTGTTCTCTCTGCATGAG GTTGTTTTTCGAGCCAGTAACAACCCCTTGTGGACATTCATTCTGTAAGAATTGTCTTGAGCGTTGTTTAGATCACACACCATACTGTCCCCTTTGTAAAGAAAGCTTAAAAGAG TATCTAGCAGATAGGAGGTACTGTGTCACACAGCTGTTGGAAGATTTAATAGTGAAGTATCTGCCTGATGAACtgtctgagagaaaaaaaatatatgatgaaGAAACTGCTGAACTCTCACA cttgACCAAGAATGTTCCAATATTTGTTTGCACTATGGCCTACCCCACTGTGCCTTGCCCTCTTCATGTATTTGAGCCAAGATACAGATTGATGATTCGAAGAAGTATACAGACTGGAACTAAACAGTTTGGGATGTGTGTCAGCGATACACAAAATGG ttttgcAGATTATGGTTGTATGTTACAAATTAGAAATGTACATTTCTTGCCTGATGGGAGGTCTGTGGTTGACACAGTTGGAGGAAAGCGGTTTAGGGTTTTAAAAAGAGGGATGAAAGATGGATACTGCACTGCAGACATTGAATATCTGGAAGATGTTAAG GTTGAGAATGAAGATGAGATAGAGAACCTCCGACAGCTTCACAATTTGGTCTACTCTCAAGCCTGCAGCTGGTTTCAGAATTTAAGAGACAGATTTCGAAGCCAAATTCTTCAGCACTTTGGATCAATGCCCGGGAGGGAGGAAAACCTTCAG
- the LONRF1 gene encoding LON peptidase N-terminal domain and RING finger protein 1 isoform X2, protein MSSPAVARSSQGESQEADPRPRSRGRFWEVGGGGDRLERAAAESERWELLLRRGELLALGGHLKGALEAYAAALRRGAPVRPECLGTLVDCLVFNYRLRHGLGWSATPAEGAHPGAGGLLSCLGCRGFLSEPVTVACGHSYCRRCLRRELRARCRLCRDRLPPAAAADAEGTSPRPPPLAAAIAASGFRTSVVLNHLAEKWFPGERERARAAGRLGELLHQGRYREALAAACEELRTEPSDLTLKIYRAESYAGLREFKAAIEDLNAVLFQLPNWPEVYFRKGKVLHDAGFLGDALQLFLQCLALDEDFAPAKLEVEKILCDLLSPENLKEGLKDSSWSSLPCIKNKPFGFPSVIEESHCASELSPEQNEEIAEVTSETVKGSLNHARSAQAINSTDMPAREDCLKRVSSEPSLCVQEKGVLLKRKLSLLDQDVIVNEDGRNKLKRQGETPNEVCTFSLTYGDIPEELIDVSDFECSLCMRLFFEPVTTPCGHSFCKNCLERCLDHTPYCPLCKESLKEYLADRRYCVTQLLEDLIVKYLPDELSERKKIYDEETAELSHLTKNVPIFVCTMAYPTVPCPLHVFEPRYRLMIRRSIQTGTKQFGMCVSDTQNGLRMKMR, encoded by the exons ATGTCTTCTCCGGCCGTAGCGAGGAGCTCCCAGGGAGAGAGCCAGGAGGCGGACCCCCGGCCGCGGAGCCGGGGCCGGTTCTGGGAAGTGGGCGGCGGCGGCGACCGGCTGGAGCGCGCGGCCGCGGAGTCGGAGCGCTGGGAGCTGCTGCTCCGCCGGGGCGAGCTGCTGGCGCTGGGCGGCCACCTGAAGGGAGCGCTGGAGGCGTACGCGGCGGCGCTGCGCCGCGGAGCCCCAGTCAGGCCCGAGTGCCTCGGTACCCTGGTGGACTGCCTGGTGTTCAACTACCGGCTCCGCCACGGGCTGGGCTGGAGCGCGACCCCGGCGGAGGGCGCCCACCCCGGCGCCGGCGGGCTGCTCAGCTGCCTGGGCTGCCGGGGCTTCCTGAGCGAGCCGGTGACCGTGGCCTGTGGCCACAGCTACTGCCGCCGCTGCCTGCGGAGAGAGCTCCGCGCCCGCTGCCGCCTCTGCCGGGACCGGCTGCCGCCCGCCGCGGCCGCTGATGCTGAGGGGACCTCCCCGCGGCCGCCGCCTCTGGCCGCCGCCATCGCTGCCTCGGGCTTCAGGACCAGCGTCGTTCTCAACCACCTGGCCGAAAAGTGGTTCCCGGGCGAGCGGGAGAGAGCCCGGGCGGCCGGGCGTCTCGGGGAGCTGCTGCACCAGGGGCGCTACCGGGAGGCCCTGGCCGCCGCCTGCGAGGAGCTGCGAACAG AGCCCAGCGACTTGACTCTGAAAATTTACAGAGCTGAATCATATGCTGGTCTGCGAGAGTTTAAAGCAGCCATAGAAGATTTAAATGCAGTTCTCTTTCAACTGCCAAATTGGCCTGAG GTCTACTTCAGGAAAGGAAAAGTCCTCCATGATGCTGGTTTTTTAGGTGATGCCTTACAACTGTTTCTTCAGTGCTTAGCGCTTGATGAAGATTTCGCACCTGCAAAGCTAGAAGTAGAAAAG ATTTTATGTGATTTATTATCACCTGAAAACTTAAAAGAAGGCCTGAAGGACTCTTCCTGGAGTTCATTACCATGTATTAAAAACAAACCTTTTGGTTTTCCTTCAGTAATAGAAGAGTCTCATTGTGCCAGTGAGCTTAGCCCAGAGCAG AATGAAGAAATAGCAGAGGTCACTTCAGAGACTGTCAAAGGAAGCCTAAACCATGCTCGGTCAGCACAGGCTATAAATTCAACAGACATGCCTGCCAGAGAGGATTGTTTAAAAAGAGTGtcctcagaaccttcactctgtGTTCAAGAGAAAGGTGTTCTGctgaaaagaaagctgtctctcttAGACCaggatgtgattgtaaatgaagatggaagaaataagCTGAAAAGACAGGGAG AAACTCCCAATGAAGTCTGTACGTTTTCATTAACTTACGGTGACATCCCAGAAGAATTAATAGATGTCTCAGATTTTGAGTGTTCTCTCTGCATGAG GTTGTTTTTCGAGCCAGTAACAACCCCTTGTGGACATTCATTCTGTAAGAATTGTCTTGAGCGTTGTTTAGATCACACACCATACTGTCCCCTTTGTAAAGAAAGCTTAAAAGAG TATCTAGCAGATAGGAGGTACTGTGTCACACAGCTGTTGGAAGATTTAATAGTGAAGTATCTGCCTGATGAACtgtctgagagaaaaaaaatatatgatgaaGAAACTGCTGAACTCTCACA cttgACCAAGAATGTTCCAATATTTGTTTGCACTATGGCCTACCCCACTGTGCCTTGCCCTCTTCATGTATTTGAGCCAAGATACAGATTGATGATTCGAAGAAGTATACAGACTGGAACTAAACAGTTTGGGATGTGTGTCAGCGATACACAAAATGG GTTGAGAATGAAGATGAGATAG